Proteins encoded together in one Thermococcus barophilus MP window:
- a CDS encoding inorganic diphosphatase, with protein MNPFHDLEPGPEVPEVVYALIEIPKGSRNKYELDKKTGLIKLDRVLYSPFHYPVDYGIIPQTWYDDDDPFDIMVIMREPTYPGVLIEARPIGLFKMIDSGDKDYKVLAVPVEDPYFNDWKDIDDVPKAFLDEIAHFFRRYKELQGKEIIVEGWENAEKAKQEILRAIEIYKEKFGKKG; from the coding sequence ATGAATCCGTTCCACGATTTGGAGCCAGGACCAGAGGTTCCAGAAGTTGTTTACGCATTGATTGAGATTCCAAAGGGAAGCAGAAACAAGTACGAGCTTGATAAAAAAACAGGTTTAATAAAGCTTGATAGAGTTCTTTACAGCCCATTCCACTACCCAGTTGATTACGGAATCATTCCACAGACATGGTATGATGACGATGACCCATTTGATATCATGGTTATCATGAGAGAACCCACTTATCCTGGAGTTCTAATAGAGGCAAGACCAATCGGACTGTTCAAGATGATTGACAGCGGAGACAAGGACTACAAAGTCTTGGCAGTCCCAGTTGAGGATCCATACTTCAACGACTGGAAAGACATTGATGATGTTCCAAAGGCATTCTTAGATGAGATAGCTCACTTCTTCAGGAGATACAAGGAGCTGCAAGGAAAGGAGATCATCGTTGAGGGTTGGGAAAACGCCGAGAAAGCAAAGCAGGAAATCTTGAGGGCTATTGAGATTTACAAAGAGAAATTCGGGAAGAAGGGGTGA
- the twy1 gene encoding 4-demethylwyosine synthase TYW1, which translates to MPEEIARLFKKQHYALVGRHSGVKLCHWLKESIKHNRVCYKQKFYGIHSHRCLQMTPVLAWCTHNCVFCWRPMEGFLGTELPKPWDDPAFIVEESIKAQRKLLSGFGGIKDRINVKKYEEAQEPKHAAISLSGEPTLYPYIGDLVEEFHKRGFTTFIVTNGTVPEAIEQMKKEGKLPTQLYVSLTAPDIETYNRVNIPMIPDGWERIIKTLELMRDLPTRTVIRLTLVKGENMHNPKGYAELIMKAKPMFVEAKAYMFVGFSRNRLTINNMPKHEEIKAFAEELVKYLPGYHIEDEYQPSRVVLIMRDDISKEERFIKH; encoded by the coding sequence ATGCCTGAGGAAATTGCGAGATTATTCAAGAAGCAGCATTACGCTCTTGTTGGCAGACACAGCGGGGTCAAACTGTGTCATTGGCTAAAGGAGAGTATAAAGCACAATAGGGTTTGTTACAAGCAGAAGTTTTATGGTATTCACTCTCACCGCTGCCTGCAGATGACGCCGGTTTTGGCATGGTGCACTCACAATTGTGTATTCTGTTGGCGTCCAATGGAAGGCTTTTTAGGAACAGAGTTACCAAAGCCTTGGGATGATCCAGCGTTCATTGTTGAGGAGAGCATAAAAGCGCAGAGAAAGCTGTTAAGTGGATTCGGTGGGATAAAGGACAGGATAAATGTTAAGAAATACGAAGAGGCTCAAGAGCCTAAGCATGCCGCCATTAGCTTATCTGGAGAACCGACATTATATCCCTATATCGGAGATTTGGTTGAGGAATTTCATAAGAGAGGGTTTACAACGTTCATTGTGACAAATGGGACCGTCCCTGAAGCAATAGAGCAGATGAAAAAGGAAGGAAAGCTGCCAACACAGCTCTATGTTTCCTTAACAGCCCCAGATATTGAGACATACAACAGAGTAAATATCCCAATGATTCCAGATGGGTGGGAGAGAATAATCAAAACCCTTGAATTAATGCGAGATCTGCCTACAAGAACCGTAATAAGGCTGACCCTTGTCAAAGGTGAAAACATGCACAACCCAAAGGGTTATGCAGAGCTAATCATGAAAGCCAAACCAATGTTCGTTGAAGCCAAGGCGTACATGTTTGTGGGGTTTTCAAGAAACCGCTTAACGATAAACAACATGCCTAAACACGAAGAAATAAAAGCCTTTGCTGAAGAGCTTGTAAAATACCTGCCTGGCTATCACATTGAGGATGAATACCAGCCAAGCAGGGTAGTGCTAATAATGAGGGACGACATAAGCAAAGAAGAGCGCTTCATAAAACATTAG
- a CDS encoding 30S ribosomal protein S27ae, which translates to MGQKWKLYEVKDGKVVRKNKYCPRCGPGVFMANHKDRWACGRCGYTEWKK; encoded by the coding sequence ATGGGGCAGAAATGGAAGCTCTATGAAGTTAAGGATGGCAAAGTTGTAAGAAAAAACAAGTACTGCCCAAGATGCGGTCCTGGAGTTTTCATGGCAAACCACAAGGATAGATGGGCATGTGGAAGATGTGGCTATACTGAGTGGAAGAAGTGA
- a CDS encoding type II toxin-antitoxin system VapC family toxin: MRKAWLVVPDTNFLLIPGQFGVDIIGELNRILDVKFEIVVPNIVLDELNVIEGKAKGKDLMAVRMAKKLAERFKVVEIGKFGEKPTDEQIFEFAVKNSNIVVCTNDKLLKKKLRERGIPVVYLRQKKILELEGMLE, from the coding sequence ATGAGAAAGGCCTGGCTTGTTGTTCCCGACACAAACTTTCTTTTAATCCCCGGTCAGTTTGGTGTTGATATAATCGGCGAGCTTAATCGAATTCTCGATGTTAAGTTCGAGATTGTTGTCCCAAACATAGTTTTGGATGAACTCAACGTTATAGAGGGCAAAGCCAAAGGAAAAGACCTTATGGCTGTTAGAATGGCTAAAAAGCTCGCTGAGAGGTTTAAGGTTGTTGAAATTGGAAAATTTGGGGAAAAACCGACTGATGAGCAGATATTTGAATTTGCTGTGAAAAACTCCAATATAGTTGTCTGTACGAACGATAAGCTCCTTAAAAAGAAGCTCAGGGAAAGAGGAATCCCCGTTGTTTATCTCAGACAAAAGAAGATTCTTGAGCTTGAAGGTATGCTGGAATAG
- a CDS encoding HemK2/MTQ2 family protein methyltransferase, which produces MAFFYYKGIKLKLHSQVYEPAEDTFLLAENLKIREGDIALDVGTGTGIIALLMAKKAKFVLGVDINPIAVELAKENARINEIKNVEFRVSDLFENVEGKFDIITFNSPYLPGEAGELKEPIDLALIGGKRGREVLDRFISQVKDYLKPNGIVQVVQSSITGVEDTIEKFTKLGFSVEITAKKRYFFEEILVITAKLNESS; this is translated from the coding sequence ATGGCATTTTTTTACTATAAAGGTATTAAACTAAAGCTCCATTCCCAGGTTTATGAGCCTGCTGAAGATACTTTTCTGTTAGCTGAGAATTTGAAGATTAGAGAAGGCGACATCGCTTTGGACGTGGGTACTGGGACTGGAATAATAGCCTTGTTAATGGCAAAAAAAGCAAAATTTGTTCTTGGAGTTGACATTAACCCAATAGCTGTTGAATTGGCAAAAGAGAATGCAAGAATTAATGAAATAAAAAATGTTGAGTTCCGTGTAAGCGATTTGTTTGAAAACGTTGAAGGGAAATTTGACATAATAACTTTTAATTCTCCCTATCTGCCAGGAGAAGCTGGGGAGTTAAAAGAACCAATTGACTTAGCCTTAATCGGTGGGAAAAGAGGAAGGGAAGTACTTGATAGGTTCATCAGCCAAGTTAAAGATTACCTAAAGCCAAATGGGATAGTTCAAGTAGTTCAATCATCAATAACGGGTGTTGAGGATACCATAGAAAAGTTCACAAAATTGGGTTTTAGCGTAGAGATTACCGCAAAAAAGAGGTACTTCTTTGAAGAAATCCTTGTTATTACAGCTAAGCTAAATGAATCCTCTTAA
- a CDS encoding Clp1/GlmU family protein yields the protein MSMNKARYTQEVPEDRKELLNALNEHKKPVKIMILGGVDTGKTTLATFLANELLSSGFRIAIIDSDIGQKGILPPATISLGFPEGLFESFGEIKAYKHYFVGSITPNQFFGEMIAGVKLLTDEAEKKADIIIIDTTGMISGAGVELKRMKIETVKPDVIVALQKENELEPILKPFEEKTQIFRLEVSKKVRKFSREERREIRKEKWKKYFRDSKSYTVNLNHFIISGTQLFQGEDINENEKSLLEALFKWLIIHGRKIGGKYLIVKVDTSNIPRQVDKNVLQYIDFEKLSNLLLGMIDKDGFCVGLGILKFVNFRDMKAEILTPLDEETIKEIREIRFGRVRVREDGEELGLLDRNAL from the coding sequence ATAAGCATGAACAAGGCAAGATACACTCAAGAAGTTCCAGAGGATAGAAAGGAATTGTTGAATGCTCTAAATGAACACAAAAAACCAGTTAAGATAATGATTCTGGGTGGAGTTGATACCGGAAAAACGACATTGGCAACATTTTTAGCAAATGAACTTCTATCATCAGGGTTCAGGATTGCAATAATAGACAGTGACATCGGACAAAAAGGAATTCTCCCCCCGGCAACAATAAGTCTTGGTTTTCCAGAGGGACTGTTTGAATCCTTTGGAGAGATAAAAGCATACAAGCACTACTTCGTAGGGAGCATCACCCCAAATCAGTTTTTTGGAGAGATGATTGCAGGGGTTAAATTGCTCACGGATGAAGCAGAGAAGAAAGCCGATATAATTATTATAGATACTACAGGCATGATCAGCGGTGCGGGTGTTGAGCTTAAGAGGATGAAAATTGAAACTGTTAAGCCTGATGTAATAGTTGCATTACAGAAAGAAAATGAATTAGAACCAATATTAAAACCATTCGAAGAGAAAACTCAGATTTTCCGCCTTGAAGTCAGTAAAAAAGTTCGAAAATTCAGCAGGGAAGAGAGAAGGGAGATACGAAAAGAGAAGTGGAAGAAGTACTTCAGAGACTCAAAGTCATACACGGTGAATCTGAATCACTTTATTATAAGCGGAACTCAGCTTTTCCAAGGTGAAGACATCAATGAGAATGAAAAGTCCCTTTTGGAGGCGCTGTTTAAATGGTTAATCATTCATGGAAGAAAGATTGGTGGGAAATACCTTATTGTAAAGGTTGATACCTCTAATATCCCAAGACAGGTTGATAAGAACGTTCTGCAGTACATTGATTTTGAGAAATTGAGCAATTTACTTCTTGGGATGATTGATAAAGATGGCTTCTGTGTTGGATTGGGTATTCTGAAGTTCGTAAACTTCAGAGATATGAAAGCTGAAATCTTAACACCTTTAGACGAAGAAACAATTAAAGAAATTAGGGAGATAAGATTTGGGAGGGTTAGAGTCAGAGAAGATGGTGAGGAACTGGGGTTATTGGACAGAAATGCCCTTTAG
- the engB gene encoding GTP-binding protein EngB has product MIIFVGRSNVGKSTLIYRLTGKKVKRGKKPGVTRKPIEIIWRNKRVIDMPGFGFMSGIPKHVQERIKTDIVRFIEEHAGEIEVAVLVIDGKSALEIIERWERRGEIPIDVEFFQFLQELNIPTVVAVNKLDKIKNVSLTINKLIEKFGLSGTWEDYKELFVPVSAKFGTNIEELRKVIDKKIREFQERRE; this is encoded by the coding sequence ATGATAATCTTTGTGGGACGTTCAAATGTTGGTAAAAGCACGCTGATTTACAGACTCACAGGAAAAAAGGTGAAGAGGGGCAAGAAACCCGGCGTTACAAGGAAGCCCATTGAAATTATTTGGAGAAATAAAAGGGTAATCGACATGCCAGGCTTTGGCTTCATGAGCGGGATTCCGAAACATGTCCAAGAGCGAATAAAAACAGATATTGTGCGGTTTATTGAGGAACATGCAGGTGAAATCGAAGTGGCAGTGTTGGTCATTGATGGCAAAAGTGCCTTAGAAATCATTGAAAGATGGGAAAGGAGGGGAGAAATACCGATAGATGTGGAGTTCTTTCAGTTCTTGCAGGAGCTTAATATTCCAACAGTAGTTGCCGTCAACAAGCTTGATAAGATAAAAAATGTAAGCCTGACAATCAACAAACTGATAGAGAAATTTGGACTAAGCGGTACTTGGGAAGACTATAAAGAACTTTTTGTCCCAGTATCTGCCAAATTTGGGACAAACATAGAAGAACTGAGAAAAGTTATAGATAAAAAAATCAGAGAGTTTCAAGAACGACGTGAGTAA
- a CDS encoding GTP-dependent dephospho-CoA kinase — translation MCREFYFKLPFSLRSELKKPLGELVRGELPRPYILVKEKLEKAPYLITVGDVVTENVLKLGIKPSVAIYDHKTERNEYNPEIEFGAVILTANNPPATITKALLNAIRKSIELAKRGLNVYIKVHGEEDLAAIPAVLYAPFNALVVYGQPKEGIVLIKVTPECKRRCAEILRKMEVVYDGD, via the coding sequence ATGTGCAGAGAATTTTACTTTAAACTTCCTTTTTCCCTTAGAAGTGAACTTAAAAAGCCATTGGGTGAGTTAGTTAGGGGTGAACTTCCCCGCCCTTATATTTTGGTAAAAGAAAAGCTTGAAAAAGCTCCTTATCTCATTACCGTTGGAGATGTTGTCACGGAAAATGTTTTAAAGCTCGGCATAAAGCCCAGTGTGGCAATATACGACCATAAAACTGAGCGGAATGAATATAATCCGGAGATCGAGTTCGGTGCTGTAATCTTGACAGCCAACAATCCACCGGCAACCATAACGAAAGCTTTATTAAATGCTATCCGAAAATCCATCGAGCTTGCCAAGAGAGGTTTAAATGTTTACATTAAAGTTCATGGTGAGGAAGATTTAGCCGCGATTCCCGCGGTGCTTTATGCTCCTTTCAATGCGTTGGTTGTTTATGGTCAGCCCAAAGAGGGCATAGTGCTTATAAAGGTAACACCGGAATGTAAGCGTAGATGCGCTGAGATATTGCGTAAGATGGAGGTGGTTTACGATGGAGATTAG
- a CDS encoding DNA-directed RNA polymerase, translating into MYKLLTVKDVVRIPPRMFTMDPKEAAKIVLRETYEGIYDKDEGVILAVLDVHEVSEGVIVPGDGATYHEVVFDVLVWKPEMHEVVEGEVVDVAPYGAFIRIGPMDGLVHISQLMDDYVVFDEKNKQFLGKEKKYLLKLGDEVRARIIAISVKSRIIRENKIGLTMRQPGLGKFEWIAKEKRKGEAG; encoded by the coding sequence ATGTACAAGCTTTTGACAGTTAAAGATGTTGTGAGAATTCCCCCAAGGATGTTTACAATGGATCCAAAAGAAGCCGCAAAAATAGTTCTGAGAGAGACTTATGAAGGAATTTATGATAAGGATGAGGGAGTTATTTTAGCAGTTCTTGATGTTCATGAGGTTAGTGAGGGGGTTATCGTCCCTGGGGACGGTGCAACTTATCACGAAGTCGTTTTTGATGTTCTCGTGTGGAAGCCCGAGATGCATGAGGTTGTTGAGGGAGAAGTTGTTGATGTTGCCCCTTACGGTGCTTTCATAAGAATTGGGCCAATGGATGGTCTTGTTCACATTTCACAGCTTATGGACGATTATGTGGTCTTTGATGAAAAGAATAAGCAGTTCCTTGGAAAGGAGAAGAAATACCTTCTCAAGCTTGGCGATGAAGTCAGGGCAAGGATAATCGCCATCAGCGTTAAGAGCAGGATAATCAGAGAGAACAAGATTGGTCTAACAATGAGGCAACCCGGTCTTGGAAAATTTGAGTGGATTGCAAAAGAAAAGCGTAAAGGTGAGGCTGGATGA
- the eif2g gene encoding translation initiation factor IF-2 subunit gamma, with product MAKKKFKQSEVNIGMVGHVDHGKTTLTKALTGIWTDTHSEELRRGITIKIGFADAEIRRCPSCGRYSTSPICPYCGAETEFERRVSFIDSPGHEALMTTMLAGASLMDGAILVIAANEPCPRPQTREHLMALQIIGNKNIIIAQNKIELVDKEKALENYRQIKEFIKGTVAENAPIIPISALHGANVDVLIKAIEDFIPTPKRDPNKPPKMLVLRSFDVNKPGTPPEKLIGGVIGGSIVQGKLKVGDEIEIRPGVPYEEHGRIKYEPITTEIVSLQAGGRFVEEAYPGGLVGVGTKLDPFLTKGDLMAGNVVGKPGKLPPVWEELRLEVHLLERVVGTEQELKVEPIKKREVLLLNVGTARTMGLVTGLGKDEIELKLQIPVCAEVGERVAISRQVGSRWRLIGYGFIKG from the coding sequence ATGGCAAAGAAGAAGTTTAAACAATCTGAGGTTAATATAGGGATGGTTGGTCACGTTGATCATGGTAAAACGACACTAACTAAAGCTTTAACTGGAATCTGGACGGATACTCACAGTGAAGAGCTGAGAAGAGGCATCACGATTAAAATAGGCTTTGCTGATGCTGAAATTAGAAGGTGTCCAAGCTGTGGGAGATATTCAACTTCTCCAATCTGCCCATACTGTGGAGCTGAAACAGAATTTGAGAGGAGAGTTTCGTTCATTGACTCCCCGGGTCACGAGGCTTTGATGACCACGATGCTCGCTGGGGCTTCTCTAATGGATGGTGCAATTTTAGTTATAGCGGCAAACGAACCCTGTCCAAGGCCGCAGACAAGGGAGCATTTAATGGCACTTCAAATTATTGGAAACAAGAACATAATAATTGCCCAGAACAAAATTGAGCTTGTTGATAAGGAGAAAGCCTTGGAGAACTACAGGCAGATTAAGGAGTTTATCAAAGGGACAGTTGCCGAAAATGCTCCAATAATCCCAATTTCAGCTCTGCATGGGGCGAACGTTGATGTTCTTATAAAGGCAATTGAAGATTTCATACCAACCCCAAAGAGGGATCCCAATAAGCCTCCAAAGATGCTTGTTTTAAGGAGCTTTGACGTCAACAAGCCAGGAACTCCTCCAGAAAAGCTTATCGGTGGCGTTATTGGAGGATCAATAGTCCAAGGAAAGCTCAAAGTTGGGGATGAGATTGAAATAAGACCTGGTGTGCCTTATGAAGAGCATGGAAGGATAAAATATGAGCCAATAACGACTGAAATTGTTTCTCTTCAAGCTGGAGGAAGGTTTGTCGAGGAGGCTTATCCTGGCGGATTGGTGGGAGTAGGAACAAAGCTTGACCCGTTCCTAACCAAAGGAGACCTGATGGCAGGAAATGTCGTTGGGAAACCTGGGAAGTTGCCGCCAGTATGGGAGGAGCTCCGCCTTGAAGTTCACCTCTTAGAGAGAGTCGTTGGGACGGAGCAAGAGCTTAAAGTTGAGCCGATAAAGAAGAGAGAAGTTCTACTCTTAAACGTTGGAACAGCGAGAACTATGGGTCTCGTCACTGGACTTGGGAAAGATGAGATTGAACTCAAACTCCAGATTCCAGTGTGTGCAGAAGTAGGAGAAAGAGTTGCAATAAGCAGACAAGTCGGTTCAAGATGGCGTTTGATTGGCTATGGATTCATCAAAGGCTGA
- a CDS encoding 30S ribosomal protein S6e, giving the protein MVTFKLVISDPKSGIAKQVEISGAEAEKLIGKRIGDEISAKELNLDLSAIFGKEIPADAKLLIRGGTDKDGFPMRPDVHGPRRVKILLSKGPGFRPKEKGERRKKTVRGNTISPEIAQINVKLIY; this is encoded by the coding sequence ATGGTTACGTTTAAGCTTGTGATCTCCGATCCAAAGAGCGGGATTGCAAAGCAAGTTGAGATTAGCGGTGCAGAAGCAGAAAAGCTGATCGGTAAAAGAATAGGTGACGAGATTTCAGCGAAAGAACTAAATCTTGACTTAAGTGCAATCTTCGGAAAAGAAATTCCAGCAGATGCAAAGCTCCTCATTAGAGGAGGAACTGATAAAGATGGCTTTCCAATGAGGCCAGATGTCCACGGACCGAGAAGAGTTAAGATTTTGCTTTCAAAGGGTCCAGGCTTTAGACCCAAGGAAAAAGGCGAGAGAAGGAAGAAGACAGTGAGGGGCAATACTATTAGTCCTGAGATTGCTCAAATTAATGTTAAGTTAATCTACTGA
- a CDS encoding 30S ribosomal protein S24e, translating into MEIRVTEIKENKLLGRKEIYFEIIHEGEPTPSRKDVKGKLVAMLDLNPETTVIQYIRSYFGSRVSKGYAKAYESKERMFYIEPEYILIRDGLIEKKEGE; encoded by the coding sequence ATGGAGATTAGAGTTACTGAAATTAAGGAGAACAAGCTCCTTGGGAGAAAGGAGATTTACTTCGAGATTATCCATGAAGGAGAACCAACACCCTCAAGGAAAGATGTAAAGGGGAAACTCGTTGCAATGCTTGATTTAAACCCAGAGACAACGGTTATCCAGTATATTAGGTCTTACTTTGGTAGCAGGGTTTCAAAGGGCTACGCAAAGGCTTATGAGAGCAAAGAGAGAATGTTCTACATTGAGCCTGAGTATATTCTAATTAGAGACGGTTTAATTGAGAAGAAGGAGGGAGAATGA
- a CDS encoding preprotein translocase subunit Sec61beta, translating into MAKEKTTLPPTGAGLMRFFDEDTKAIKISPRGAIALVLIFIAIEILLHVFGTQLLG; encoded by the coding sequence ATGGCAAAAGAGAAAACAACTCTTCCGCCAACCGGTGCAGGTTTAATGAGATTCTTTGATGAAGATACAAAGGCAATAAAGATAAGCCCAAGAGGAGCAATTGCCCTTGTGCTGATATTCATAGCGATTGAGATACTTTTACACGTGTTTGGAACTCAGCTCCTTGGCTAA
- a CDS encoding Lrp/AsnC family transcriptional regulator, producing MMEEKVSLTTRQIELLRKLYKEGKTIEVHTVEKTQDELAEELGITRQALSNHLKVLKELGYIRTGRGFIDLTGKALELLGERKGDVFVFVKIEPTKRKHVYDAIRKLKVRRIYRVTGDIDLIVEADKTKLDEILEEIASLDGVKETITHVVLETL from the coding sequence ATGATGGAGGAAAAAGTTTCACTTACCACTCGACAAATCGAACTTTTAAGGAAGCTTTACAAAGAGGGCAAGACCATTGAGGTTCATACAGTTGAAAAAACTCAGGACGAGCTTGCAGAGGAGCTTGGAATTACAAGACAAGCACTTAGCAATCACCTTAAGGTCTTGAAGGAACTTGGCTATATAAGAACTGGAAGGGGCTTTATAGATCTTACAGGAAAGGCTTTAGAATTGCTTGGTGAAAGAAAAGGGGACGTTTTTGTCTTTGTTAAGATCGAGCCGACAAAGAGAAAGCATGTCTATGATGCAATAAGAAAGCTCAAAGTCAGGCGTATTTACAGGGTTACAGGAGACATTGACCTGATTGTTGAGGCAGATAAAACAAAACTTGACGAAATCCTTGAGGAAATTGCCTCCTTGGACGGGGTAAAAGAGACAATTACTCACGTCGTTCTTGAAACTCTCTGA
- the spt4 gene encoding transcription elongation factor subunit Spt4 → MKERACRHCHYITTEDRCPVCGSRDLSDEWFDLVIIMDVENSKIAQKLGVKVPGKYAIRVR, encoded by the coding sequence ATGAAGGAAAGAGCCTGCAGGCACTGCCACTACATCACAACCGAGGACAGATGTCCAGTCTGTGGGAGCAGGGATCTAAGCGATGAGTGGTTTGACTTAGTTATAATCATGGACGTTGAGAATTCAAAGATAGCACAAAAGTTAGGCGTGAAAGTTCCGGGGAAGTATGCTATAAGGGTCAGATAA